One Fibrobacter sp. UBA4297 DNA window includes the following coding sequences:
- a CDS encoding FISUMP domain-containing protein produces MRKFVRAMCHPGAQSAIGSIMVLLLTIALAACGGDSGTSANDDNVSSSSSSSVIPASSGNRPSSSSQKIASSSSVKKESSSSVKTASSSSSAIPASSGNLPSSSSKKEEPSSSEYVPFDHSKTLAEDWRVGENAYKQFTDPRNGRSYYYIKIIGKDYLGDKDSVTIMAENLNIGEMVQGKDDQKDDTKIERYCYNNDTTKCDEYGGLYQWAEMMLLPSRCNTESCSDLIQENHRGICPEGWRLMKDLDFYIAWHAETNEYGIEGVRSAYLFNGYNSSGLSLTGAGLRTAEGGFNGLREGAYWFLPEEFEKKKNTHAYAGFVSSLDDYAPSRNTNDSKKIGLSVRCVKVEQ; encoded by the coding sequence ATGAGAAAATTCGTAAGAGCTATGTGTCATCCTGGAGCGCAAAGCGCGATAGGATCCATCATGGTTCTTTTACTTACCATAGCCCTTGCCGCCTGCGGTGGCGACAGCGGTACATCCGCTAATGACGATAATGTGTCGTCTTCTTCCTCTTCATCTGTCATTCCCGCTTCAAGCGGGAATCGCCCTTCAAGTAGTAGCCAAAAGATTGCTTCGTCGTCTTCCGTCAAGAAGGAATCATCATCGTCTGTTAAGACGGCGTCCTCCTCTTCTTCTGCCATTCCCGCCTCGAGCGGGAATCTCCCTTCGTCTTCGAGTAAAAAAGAGGAACCCTCTAGCAGCGAATACGTGCCCTTCGACCACTCGAAGACATTGGCTGAAGATTGGCGCGTTGGCGAAAATGCCTACAAACAATTCACTGACCCGCGCAATGGTCGTAGTTATTATTACATCAAGATAATTGGTAAAGATTATCTAGGTGATAAAGACTCCGTGACAATCATGGCGGAGAACCTGAACATCGGCGAGATGGTTCAGGGCAAGGACGACCAGAAAGACGATACCAAGATAGAACGTTATTGCTACAATAACGACACCACCAAGTGTGATGAATATGGCGGACTCTACCAGTGGGCGGAGATGATGCTGCTCCCCAGCCGTTGCAATACCGAAAGCTGCTCGGACTTGATACAAGAAAACCATCGAGGCATTTGCCCAGAAGGCTGGCGTTTGATGAAGGATTTAGACTTTTATATCGCTTGGCATGCTGAAACAAATGAATATGGCATAGAAGGGGTTCGCTCTGCGTATCTCTTTAATGGATACAATTCAAGTGGCTTATCCCTTACCGGTGCTGGATTGAGAACAGCCGAGGGAGGATTTAATGGCCTAAGAGAGGGGGCGTATTGGTTCCTTCCCGAAGAATTTGAAAAGAAAAAAAATACACATGCTTATGCAGGTTTTGTGTCTTCGTTGGATGATTATGCTCCCAGTCGAAATACAAACGATAGTAAAAAAATCGGACTCTCCGTCCGCTGCGTAAAAGTTGAACAGTAG